In the genome of Populus trichocarpa isolate Nisqually-1 chromosome 6, P.trichocarpa_v4.1, whole genome shotgun sequence, one region contains:
- the LOC7485475 gene encoding uncharacterized protein LOC7485475 isoform X1 gives MSSMLCSQGVVLATAMAVSGTVILLAFRLQKSLLPSGQFPIDLHHRIAQSSPQALRSCISSEGKKKGKKKRVHFAEDVVDPRGDGQEFRRQHEAIFLSQNSCSSSSSTSTEFKKNGQQRRMPANRAALYNGILRDRGVQRLAYCC, from the exons ATGTCTTCTATGCTTTGCTCACAAGGTGTGGTTCTTGCCACAGCCATGGCTGTTTCCGGCACTGTAATTCTCCTTGCCTTTCGCCTCCAAAAATCTCTCCTTCCTTCTGGTCAATTCCCTATTGATCTTCATCACCGAATTGCCCAGTCTTCACCACAAGCTCTAAGGTCTTGTATCTCATCAG aagggaagaagaaggggaagaagaaaagagtgcACTTTGCAGAGGATGTGGTGGACCCAAGAGGGGATGGACAGGAGTTTAGGAGGCAACATGAAGCCATTTTCCTTAGTCAAAactcttgttcttcttcttcatcaacatcaacagaattcaagaaaaatggTCAACAAAGAAGAATGCCTGCAAACAGAGCTGCTCTCTACAATGGGATTCTTAGGGATCGTGGGGTTCAAAGATTGGCCTACTGTTGTTGA
- the LOC7485475 gene encoding uncharacterized protein LOC7485475 isoform X2, with product MSSMLCSQGVVLATAMAVSGTVILLAFRLQKSLLPSGQFPIDLHHRIAQSSPQALRSCISSGKKKGKKKRVHFAEDVVDPRGDGQEFRRQHEAIFLSQNSCSSSSSTSTEFKKNGQQRRMPANRAALYNGILRDRGVQRLAYCC from the exons ATGTCTTCTATGCTTTGCTCACAAGGTGTGGTTCTTGCCACAGCCATGGCTGTTTCCGGCACTGTAATTCTCCTTGCCTTTCGCCTCCAAAAATCTCTCCTTCCTTCTGGTCAATTCCCTATTGATCTTCATCACCGAATTGCCCAGTCTTCACCACAAGCTCTAAGGTCTTGTATCTCATCAG ggaagaagaaggggaagaagaaaagagtgcACTTTGCAGAGGATGTGGTGGACCCAAGAGGGGATGGACAGGAGTTTAGGAGGCAACATGAAGCCATTTTCCTTAGTCAAAactcttgttcttcttcttcatcaacatcaacagaattcaagaaaaatggTCAACAAAGAAGAATGCCTGCAAACAGAGCTGCTCTCTACAATGGGATTCTTAGGGATCGTGGGGTTCAAAGATTGGCCTACTGTTGTTGA